The DNA sequence GCTAATATCGCACTGGCTGTGAATATTGCTTTCATAATTGCCATCATGACCATGCTGGAAGGAACTCTAACCATGCCCGGAATCGCAGGTATGATCTTAACGATCGGTATGGCGGTCGATGCCAATGTTCTCATCTTTGAAAGAATTAGAGAAGAACTCAGATCGGGTAAAACTGTTCGTTCCGCGATAGATGCCGGATTCAACAGGGCAATAATTACAATTTTGGATGCAAATATAACAACCCTGATCACGGCTCTTGTTCTTTACCAGTTTGGAACAGGACCGATCAAAGGTTTTGCAGTTACACTTTCCATTGGAATTGTCGGTTCAATGTTCGCTGCTATCGTTTTGGTGAAGGCGATCTATGATGGTTTTGTCACCAATGTGAATAGAACGAAGTTGAGCATTTAGGGGGAAAAATGAGATTTTTTAGAGATACAAAAATAGATTTTATCGGCAGAAGAAAAATATTTTTCGGAATTTCATTAGCGATAATTATTATCGGTCTGGTTTTCTTGTTGATAAATAAAGGACCAAAATACGGAATAGATTTTTCCGGCGGTGTTTCCTTGGAATTAGATATAACTCCGGTCAATGAAAATGGAAAAGTTATCGAGATCCAGGATGTGCGGGATGTTCTGGAAGAAGAAGGCATTGAAGGAGCCGAAATTCAGGATATTAAAAGTGCTGAAAATCGTAGTTTGATCCTCGTCAAAACAAAGGCGACAGAAACTGAAGGTGAGAAGATCAGTGCCAGGATAGTTAATGTGATCAAGAAACACTTTCCTGATAATGTTGATCCTGAAAACCTGATCCGTTTACAGGAAGAAGTTGGTCCCAAAATTGGAGAAGAACTCAAAGGAAAAGCGATCCTGGCGATTTTCTGGGCCTTATTGGGAATTATCCTTTATATCTGGTGGAGATTTGAATTTACTTTCGGAGTTGCTGCTGTTATCGCTCTATTCCATGATATCCTGATCACTGTCGGCATCCTTTCCATAACCGGAACAGAATTCAGTCTGCCGATCGTGGCAGCCCTTTTAATGATCGTCGGTTATTCTCTCAATGATACGATCGTGGTGTTCGACAGGATCCGTGAAGACCTGAAAGTCTATCGTAGAGAATCTTATGAAAGTGTGATCAATCACAGTATCAATGAAACTTTAAACAGAACGATAATTACTTCTTTAACTACATTTATTGTAGTTTTAAGTTTATACATTTTCGGTGGTACCGTCATTCATGATTTTGCTTTTGCCATGCTTATCGGGGTTATTGTTGGAACATACTCCTCCATCTTTGTTGCCAGTCCGTTAATGGTTGAACACTTCAACCGCAGACAGAAAAAAATGGGCGGAAAAAGAAAGTAAAAAATCCGTCAAAAGCCGGACTCGGATTGCTAAATTATTGAAAGAATAATATAAAGGCTGTTCAGATATTGAACAGCCTTTTTCTATGAGAAAAATCACACTAATGAAATAAATCTTTATCAATTCAAAACAGGGGTTTTGCAGAATATAGAATTCCCAATCGGGGATTGGGAACTATGAGTAAATTCCCTGTTTCCAAATCTGGTTGAAATTCCCCACATAACGATCAGCAATTCTTTTTATCTCATTTTTATCAGGTTCGGAAAACTCGTCATAGATCGCATAAACGGTCATTCCGGCATTTTTTGCAGCTTGAACACCGACTAATACATCTTCGATCACCAGACAATCGTTTGGTTCAACATCCAATTCTGCAGCAGCTTTCAGAAAAATATCAGGAAATGGTTTACCTTTGATTTCTTCTTTTCCGATCACGATCGATTCAAAATATTCGGAAATTCCATTCGCTTCCAGAACTATCCTGGTCAGATATTCATTATTGCTGGTTCCAATTCCCATTTTGATCTTATTCTGTTTGAGAAAATCAAGAAATTCCTTTGCTCCATGTTTTAATTTTACATCTTTCCGGTAATGTTCTGCCACCATTTCCGTCCATTCATCCATAATTTCCCGGGGAGAATCAGGAAGATCAAATTTCCGGATGAAATATTCCGCTACTTCGATAAAACTATTTCCCTCTTTCATATCTTTGAAAAGGTCATCGGGAACGGAAATGTTCCTTCTCTGCAGGAATTCCACATCGACCTGCGTCCAGATTCCCATGGAATCGATGAGAGTTCCATCCAGATCAAAAATTACTGCTTTGAATTTCATATATCATCCATTCGACTTGTAAGCATAGCAACGAGTCGAAATATTTAGTTTTACTGATTCGTGTCATTGA is a window from the Candidatus Cloacimonadota bacterium genome containing:
- the secF gene encoding protein translocase subunit SecF; the encoded protein is MRFFRDTKIDFIGRRKIFFGISLAIIIIGLVFLLINKGPKYGIDFSGGVSLELDITPVNENGKVIEIQDVRDVLEEEGIEGAEIQDIKSAENRSLILVKTKATETEGEKISARIVNVIKKHFPDNVDPENLIRLQEEVGPKIGEELKGKAILAIFWALLGIILYIWWRFEFTFGVAAVIALFHDILITVGILSITGTEFSLPIVAALLMIVGYSLNDTIVVFDRIREDLKVYRRESYESVINHSINETLNRTIITSLTTFIVVLSLYIFGGTVIHDFAFAMLIGVIVGTYSSIFVASPLMVEHFNRRQKKMGGKRK
- a CDS encoding HAD family phosphatase, producing the protein MKFKAVIFDLDGTLIDSMGIWTQVDVEFLQRRNISVPDDLFKDMKEGNSFIEVAEYFIRKFDLPDSPREIMDEWTEMVAEHYRKDVKLKHGAKEFLDFLKQNKIKMGIGTSNNEYLTRIVLEANGISEYFESIVIGKEEIKGKPFPDIFLKAAAELDVEPNDCLVIEDVLVGVQAAKNAGMTVYAIYDEFSEPDKNEIKRIADRYVGNFNQIWKQGIYS